The Dysidea avara chromosome 13, odDysAvar1.4, whole genome shotgun sequence genome includes a region encoding these proteins:
- the LOC136243419 gene encoding sigma non-opioid intracellular receptor 1-like: protein MGVISFSLKVFVAIFLVALIAIGIHSWLLSKSYVFNHKVIASMTNKAIATAKSEGNSTHRRIFELVADELTATYHKRILPVQHREWIFINCGGWMGAFYLLHASLTEYVLFFGTAIHTSGNSGRYWMNISDTIIEGTFRQWEEGSVKSVMHLPGTTVLHSWGEVTGVEWTPGTWMVEYGKGFVPSTLGFALSDTIFGTLDCYTLYKTIRIYTIALYYGLF, encoded by the exons ATGGGTGTCATCAGTTTTTCACTGAAGGTGTTCGTAGCGATATTCCTCGTTGCGTTAATTGCTATAGGGATACATAGCTGGCTCCTCTCCAAGTCTTATGTTTTCAACCATAAAGTCATTGCCTCGATGACGAACAAGGCGATTGCCACTGCTAAATCAG AGGGTAATTCAACTCATCGCAGGATATTTGAGCTGGTTGCCGATGAATTAACTGCTACTTATCACAAGCGCATTTTGCCAGTTCAACACAGGGAGTGGATCTTTATCAACTGTGGAGGCTGGATGGGAGCTTTCTATTTACTGCACGCCTCTTTGACCGAGTATGTCCTATTCTTTGGAACAGCTATTCATACCTCTGGAAACTCTG GTAGATATTGGATGAACATTAGTGATACTATCATAGAAGGAACATTTCGACAGTGGGAAGAAGGCTCAGTTAAGAGCGTGATGCATTTACCAG GTACTACAGTGTTACACAGTTGGGGTGAAGTCACTGGCGTAGAGTGGACACCTGGCACGTGGATGGTAGAGTATGGCAAAGGGTTTGTCCCCTCCACCCTTGGGTTTGCACTCTCCGACACCATATTTGGCACACTGGATTGCTACACTCTGTACAAAACTATTAGAATATACACCATAGCTTTGTATTATGGACTGTTTTAG
- the LOC136243417 gene encoding mitotic spindle assembly checkpoint protein MAD2B-like, translated as MHMEASAFEHEAPYQIDTSEAVANLLSEFLEVAFHYILYIRGIYSPLLFEQARKYNIPVQVCRHPKLNQYIKQVLNSLSPMIEKNEIQRVVLAVIDKEHWTVEAFNFSVQNSSGANLEDDKYLLELESHFRSFLLKISVCNTLLKPLPEGCTFMVQAVTKLSSAANMEYTHSEQEFPWIILDQQEHSINNSTVAPLKSVSTGIVQMQLYVEEAQHHISSLDV; from the exons ATGCACATGGAAGCGAGCGCATTTGAGCACGAAGCTCCTTACCAAATTGATACATCTGAAG CTGTTGCTAACCTACTAAGCGAGTTTCTGGAGGTAGCCTTTCACTACATTTTGTATATCAGGGGAATTTATTCACCACTGTTGTTTGAACAAGCAAGAAAGTACAACATACCTGTCcag GTGTGTCGTCATCCTAAACTAAATCAGTACATCAAGCAGGTCTTAAATAGTCTATCACCGATGATAGAAAAG AATGAAATACAAAGGGTAGTATTGGCTGTAATTGACAAG GAACATTGGACTGTTGAAGCTTTCAACTTTAGCGTTCAGAATAGTTCTGGTGCAAACCT GGAAGATGACAAATATTTGCTTGAATTAGAATCTCATTTTAGAAGCTTCTTGTTAAAGATCAGTGTTTGTAATACGTTGCTAAAACCTCTACCAGAAG GGTGCACTTTTATGGTTCAGGCTGTGACAAAACTATCGTCTGCTGCCAATATGGAGTACACTCATAGTGAGCAA GAATTTCCATGGATCATTTTAGACCAACAGGAACACTCCATCAATAATTCAACAGTTGCTCCATTGAAATCTGTATCTACAGGTATTGTACAG ATGCAGTTATACGTGGAAGAGGCACAACACCATATATCATCTCTTGATGTTTAA